A genomic segment from Candidatus Krumholzibacteriota bacterium encodes:
- a CDS encoding response regulator transcription factor, whose amino-acid sequence MNRDMKVLLIEDHAIVRQGLRRLLEERGVLIVGEAEDGRRGVEMALEMKPDVVVMDISLPLLGGIDATRKIKKELPDTRIIMLTIHDGENYIYKSLDAGANAYMVKERATEDLIAAIEAVTAGEIYLSPNFSPSVLDTYRKSKKAGKNVDDFSRLTNREREILQLIAEGFTSKEIGEQLFISVKTVENHRANIMSKLDIHDTAGLVRYAIKIGLIE is encoded by the coding sequence ATGAATCGTGACATGAAGGTGCTGTTGATCGAGGATCACGCGATCGTGCGGCAGGGGCTCAGGCGACTGCTCGAGGAACGGGGCGTCCTGATCGTCGGCGAAGCGGAGGACGGGCGGCGGGGCGTCGAGATGGCCCTCGAGATGAAACCGGACGTCGTCGTGATGGACATCAGCCTGCCGCTGCTCGGCGGGATCGACGCGACAAGGAAGATCAAGAAGGAGCTGCCCGACACGAGGATCATCATGCTCACGATCCACGACGGCGAGAACTACATATACAAATCCCTCGACGCGGGCGCGAACGCGTACATGGTGAAGGAACGTGCCACCGAGGATCTCATCGCCGCTATCGAGGCCGTGACGGCGGGGGAGATCTACCTGAGCCCGAACTTCTCGCCGTCGGTGCTCGACACGTACCGCAAGAGCAAGAAGGCCGGCAAGAACGTCGACGATTTCAGCCGTCTCACCAACCGCGAGCGCGAGATCCTGCAGCTCATCGCCGAGGGCTTCACGAGCAAGGAAATAGGCGAACAACTGTTCATCAGCGTCAAGACGGTCGAGAACCACCGGGCCAACATCATGAGCAAGCTCGACATCCACGATACGGCCGGTCTCGTCCGCTACGCGATCAAGATCGGGCTCATCGAATAG
- a CDS encoding YjbQ family protein, protein MIRELTVQTSCRCELADITAAIRGLVAESGVAEGLCRVFVPHTTAAVTINEKADPDVARDIEAALSAIVPFDGGYRHAEGNSDAHVKATLTGASETLLVSGGELVLGTWQAVFFCEFDGPRTRRCLVRVDER, encoded by the coding sequence ATGATCAGGGAATTGACCGTGCAAACGAGTTGTCGCTGCGAACTTGCCGACATCACGGCGGCGATCCGCGGCCTGGTAGCGGAAAGCGGCGTCGCCGAGGGGCTGTGCCGCGTCTTCGTCCCCCACACGACCGCCGCGGTGACGATCAACGAGAAGGCCGACCCGGACGTCGCGAGGGACATCGAGGCGGCGCTGTCCGCGATCGTCCCCTTCGACGGCGGATACCGCCACGCCGAGGGAAACAGCGACGCGCACGTCAAGGCGACGCTGACGGGAGCCTCGGAGACGCTGCTCGTCTCGGGAGGGGAGTTGGTCCTCGGCACGTGGCAAGCCGTCTTCTTCTGCGAATTCGACGGCCCGCGCACGCGCAGGTGCCTCGTGCGCGTCGACGAACGTTGA
- a CDS encoding aminoacyl-histidine dipeptidase codes for MALSGLEPKELWKHFEKFTTIPHGSGNEEQIGEYLLSYAKGKGLDAEKDAAGNVVVRIPATPGHEKAPTVVLQGHMDMVCEKNSDVDHDFLKDPLKLELDGDWLTAKGTTLGADNGIGLAAGLAIADRDDLTHGPIEVLATVDEEVGLTGAGKLQAGFLAGEIMLNLDSEEFGAVYIGCAGGGDSTIKLPVSTVDAPAGTKGFVLRVSGLRGGHSGIDIIEQRGNAIRILARVLAAIVATQPCHVASVNGGSKRNAIPREAKAELMILETAVEDVSEIVGTLVEKIRIELGGREPDLAVTIVPADEPVTAVFDAATQKRVLDLLIAIPHGVEAMSYDIEGLVETSNNLATVSTGGDAVTIGTSTRSSISSALLALRDRIRAIAELAGADIVENDPYPGWMPNLDSKILAVLSGVYSREYGEEPEKKAIHAGLECGIIGEKFPGMDMVSFGPTIEHPHSPDERVDIPSVGKFWKLLVATLAELA; via the coding sequence ATGGCATTGAGCGGACTCGAACCGAAGGAACTCTGGAAACACTTCGAGAAGTTCACCACGATCCCCCACGGATCGGGCAACGAGGAGCAGATCGGCGAGTATCTGCTCTCCTACGCGAAGGGAAAGGGCCTCGACGCGGAGAAGGACGCCGCGGGGAACGTCGTCGTGCGGATCCCCGCCACGCCGGGACACGAGAAGGCGCCGACCGTCGTCCTCCAGGGCCACATGGACATGGTCTGCGAGAAGAACTCCGACGTCGACCACGACTTCCTCAAGGATCCGCTCAAGCTCGAGCTCGACGGCGACTGGCTGACGGCGAAGGGGACGACGCTCGGCGCTGACAACGGCATCGGCCTCGCCGCCGGCCTGGCGATCGCCGACCGCGACGACTTGACGCACGGCCCCATCGAGGTCCTCGCAACGGTCGACGAGGAGGTCGGTCTGACCGGCGCCGGCAAGCTCCAGGCCGGTTTCCTCGCGGGAGAGATCATGCTCAATCTCGACAGCGAGGAGTTCGGGGCGGTCTACATCGGCTGCGCCGGCGGCGGCGATTCGACGATCAAGCTTCCCGTCTCCACCGTCGACGCCCCCGCCGGGACGAAGGGCTTCGTCCTCAGGGTTTCCGGGCTCCGCGGAGGCCATTCGGGGATCGACATCATCGAGCAGCGGGGGAACGCGATCCGGATACTCGCCCGCGTGCTCGCCGCGATCGTGGCGACCCAGCCCTGCCACGTCGCCTCGGTGAACGGCGGTTCCAAGCGGAACGCGATTCCGCGCGAGGCGAAGGCGGAGCTGATGATTCTCGAGACCGCCGTCGAGGACGTCTCCGAGATCGTCGGCACCCTCGTCGAGAAGATCCGTATCGAGCTCGGCGGCCGCGAGCCCGACCTGGCAGTCACGATCGTGCCGGCCGACGAGCCGGTCACGGCCGTCTTCGACGCGGCCACGCAGAAGAGGGTGCTCGACCTGCTGATCGCGATCCCCCACGGCGTCGAGGCGATGAGCTACGACATCGAGGGGCTCGTCGAGACCTCCAACAACCTCGCGACCGTCTCGACAGGCGGCGACGCCGTCACGATCGGCACGTCCACGAGAAGCTCGATCTCGTCGGCGCTTTTGGCCCTCCGCGACCGCATCAGGGCCATCGCCGAGCTGGCCGGCGCCGATATCGTCGAGAACGATCCCTATCCCGGGTGGATGCCGAACCTCGATTCGAAGATCCTCGCCGTGCTGAGCGGCGTCTATTCGCGCGAGTACGGAGAAGAGCCCGAGAAGAAGGCGATCCACGCCGGGCTCGAGTGCGGGATCATCGGGGAGAAGTTCCCCGGCATGGACATGGTCTCCTTCGGTCCGACGATCGAGCATCCCCATTCCCCCGACGAGCGGGTCGACATCCCGTCGGTCGGGAAGTTCTGGAAGCTCCTCGTCGCGACCCTCGCCGAACTGGCCTGA
- a CDS encoding tryptophanase, producing the protein MSGETDFFIARFREQLSTEETTGRYVAPRPYRNAVVRFRDCSIDDYETRRDVLVNDAGLNAFLFRADLIPGCDLLSDSGTTTMTMEQWAAMLLGDEAYGSNRGYFELKQQMASTFGPAWDDTASRLGGASSNLFLFHQGRAAENAFFRTLSNHLQKAGAPQEVALCPDLLPELRARIESRIASMRYHAGGRREPFYVVPSNSHFDTTEGNIEDKWLVPLNMPCSEHLADDSNFLFRGNMDVEELDNLLSCEPDRVPLVYLTITNNTGGGQPVSMENIRLVREVTRRHGVPFFFDACRFAENAWFIRKNEPGYADRLIGEIVHEMFEQVDGFHISLKKDGLVNMGGALMIRPGGLFEERYPRFGEELTDCQIMSEGHPTYGGLAGRDLMGIVQGLRTVTTQSYLDSRIGQVVRFGRRLDDLGIPVVQPIGGSAVYIDMDRFFDGEADDGDFRAIAFTALLLIAGHRFCELGLYAFGKSDGERDLPPDPRVNNVRAAVPRLVYEDRDLFAAAEAVRLLHEHRDRIPGVDVIYGRDLNLRHFKSRFAFRR; encoded by the coding sequence ATGTCCGGTGAGACCGACTTCTTCATCGCCCGATTCCGGGAGCAGCTTTCCACCGAGGAGACGACGGGTCGATACGTCGCGCCGCGGCCCTACCGGAACGCCGTCGTCCGGTTCCGCGACTGCTCGATCGACGATTACGAGACGAGGCGCGACGTCCTCGTGAACGACGCCGGCCTGAACGCCTTCCTCTTCCGGGCCGATCTCATCCCCGGCTGCGATCTGCTCTCCGACTCCGGAACGACGACGATGACGATGGAACAATGGGCCGCGATGCTGCTCGGCGACGAGGCCTACGGATCGAACAGGGGATACTTCGAGCTGAAACAGCAGATGGCCAGCACCTTCGGCCCCGCATGGGACGACACGGCCTCCCGCCTCGGCGGCGCGTCAAGCAACCTCTTTCTCTTCCACCAGGGACGGGCGGCGGAGAACGCCTTCTTCAGGACCCTGTCGAATCACCTGCAGAAGGCGGGGGCGCCCCAGGAAGTGGCCCTCTGCCCGGATCTCCTCCCCGAACTGCGCGCCCGCATCGAGTCGCGGATCGCCTCGATGCGGTATCACGCCGGCGGCAGGCGCGAGCCCTTCTACGTCGTGCCGAGCAACTCGCATTTCGACACCACGGAGGGGAATATCGAGGACAAGTGGCTCGTCCCCCTCAACATGCCCTGCTCGGAGCATCTCGCCGACGACAGCAACTTCCTCTTCCGCGGCAACATGGACGTCGAGGAACTGGATAACCTGCTCTCCTGCGAGCCAGACCGCGTGCCGCTCGTCTACCTGACGATCACGAACAACACGGGGGGCGGCCAGCCCGTCTCGATGGAGAACATCCGGCTCGTTCGCGAGGTCACCCGCCGCCACGGCGTGCCCTTCTTCTTCGACGCGTGCCGGTTCGCGGAGAACGCCTGGTTCATCAGGAAGAACGAGCCGGGATACGCCGACCGTTTGATCGGGGAGATCGTCCACGAGATGTTCGAACAGGTCGATGGCTTCCACATCAGCCTCAAGAAGGACGGGCTCGTCAACATGGGCGGCGCGCTGATGATCCGCCCCGGCGGGCTCTTCGAGGAACGGTACCCCCGGTTCGGCGAGGAACTCACCGACTGCCAGATCATGTCGGAGGGGCACCCCACCTACGGGGGACTCGCCGGGCGCGATCTCATGGGGATCGTGCAGGGGTTGCGCACCGTGACGACGCAGAGCTATCTCGACAGCCGTATCGGGCAGGTCGTCCGGTTCGGCCGGCGGCTCGACGATCTCGGCATCCCCGTCGTGCAGCCGATCGGCGGGAGCGCTGTCTACATCGACATGGACCGTTTCTTCGACGGAGAGGCCGACGACGGCGATTTCCGCGCGATCGCCTTCACGGCCCTGCTTCTCATCGCCGGCCACCGCTTCTGCGAGCTCGGGCTCTACGCCTTCGGCAAGTCCGACGGCGAGCGCGACCTCCCGCCCGATCCCCGCGTCAACAACGTGCGGGCCGCGGTCCCGCGCCTCGTCTACGAGGATCGCGACCTTTTCGCCGCCGCCGAGGCGGTCAGGCTCCTCCACGAGCACCGCGACCGGATCCCCGGCGTCGACGTCATCTACGGACGCGACCTCAATCTCAGGCATTTCAAGAGCCGATTCGCCTTCAGGCGCTGA
- a CDS encoding thiazole biosynthesis protein: protein MPLSEKTITEAIIKRYTEKLLDAVSCDVAIVGAGPSGLVAAADLAKAGVKTVLFERKLSVGGGMWGGGMMMNEIVVQDDGKEILDGFGVETRLFTKGYYTADAIEAVCSLCARAVKNGARIFNLVSVEDIVLRENRARGVVINWTAVEMAGLHVDPLTVDAKFIIDATGHPAEVVRVIERKVDARLMTPSGKIEGERSLWADKAEQTTIENTREVFPNVYVCGMCANAAFGSYRMGPIFGGMLRSGRKVARIIMDRLEEGAGD, encoded by the coding sequence ATGCCGCTGAGCGAGAAGACCATCACGGAAGCGATCATCAAGCGCTACACGGAGAAGCTGCTCGACGCCGTCAGTTGCGACGTCGCGATCGTCGGCGCGGGGCCCTCGGGGCTCGTCGCCGCCGCCGACCTGGCGAAAGCCGGCGTGAAGACCGTCCTGTTCGAACGGAAGCTCAGCGTCGGGGGCGGGATGTGGGGCGGCGGCATGATGATGAACGAGATCGTCGTCCAGGACGACGGCAAGGAGATCCTCGACGGGTTCGGCGTGGAAACGCGCCTCTTCACGAAGGGCTACTACACGGCGGACGCGATCGAGGCGGTCTGCTCGCTCTGCGCGCGGGCCGTCAAGAACGGCGCGCGGATATTCAACCTCGTCAGCGTCGAGGACATCGTCCTCAGGGAGAACAGGGCCCGCGGCGTCGTCATCAACTGGACCGCCGTCGAGATGGCGGGCCTCCACGTCGACCCGCTCACCGTCGACGCGAAGTTCATCATCGACGCCACCGGGCATCCGGCCGAGGTGGTGCGGGTGATCGAGCGGAAGGTCGACGCCCGCCTCATGACCCCGAGCGGCAAGATCGAGGGCGAGCGGTCCCTCTGGGCCGACAAGGCGGAGCAGACGACCATCGAGAACACCCGCGAGGTCTTCCCGAACGTCTACGTCTGCGGGATGTGCGCGAACGCCGCCTTCGGCTCCTACCGGATGGGTCCGATCTTCGGCGGGATGCTGCGTTCCGGCCGGAAGGTGGCCCGCATCATCATGGACCGCCTCGAGGAAGGCGCCGGGGACTAG
- the trpS gene encoding tryptophan--tRNA ligase, whose amino-acid sequence MARKRVTSGMRPTGSLHLGNLLGALDNWIRLQEEYDCVYFIVDWHALTTPGGGDAVGYENVGRLRDNVLDMAIDWISAGLDPNKCSILVQSHVPEVAELHLLFSMITPLGWLERNPTYREMVQGYRIESPSYGLLGYPTLQAADILAYKGDFVPVGRDQEAHVNMTRDLAQRFNSLYGRDVFPITETLLTEVPKVPGLDSVDRKMSKSSGNHIAYSESEEETTAKIRGMFTDPTKARKNDPGHPDGCVVCAFHAIYNRPELETVRRECEGGKRGCVDCKMQLAARMNDALRPIRERRRELEGRPDRIREILRAGAESAGRIARETLVEVRDVMNIPSRERL is encoded by the coding sequence ATGGCGAGAAAACGCGTGACGAGCGGGATGAGACCGACCGGGAGCCTGCACCTCGGCAATCTGCTCGGCGCCCTCGACAACTGGATCAGACTCCAGGAAGAATACGACTGCGTCTATTTCATCGTCGACTGGCACGCGCTCACCACGCCGGGCGGGGGAGACGCGGTCGGGTACGAGAACGTCGGCCGGTTGCGCGACAACGTGCTCGACATGGCGATCGACTGGATCTCGGCGGGCCTCGACCCGAACAAATGCTCGATACTCGTCCAGTCGCACGTTCCCGAGGTCGCCGAGCTGCACCTGCTCTTCTCGATGATCACGCCACTCGGATGGCTCGAGCGGAATCCCACCTACCGGGAGATGGTCCAGGGCTACCGGATCGAGTCGCCGTCCTACGGACTGCTCGGATACCCCACCCTGCAGGCGGCCGACATCCTCGCGTACAAGGGCGATTTCGTGCCGGTCGGACGCGACCAGGAGGCCCACGTCAACATGACGCGCGACCTGGCGCAACGCTTCAACAGCCTGTACGGCAGGGACGTGTTCCCGATCACCGAAACGCTCCTCACCGAGGTGCCGAAGGTCCCCGGTCTCGACAGCGTCGACCGGAAGATGAGCAAGAGCTCCGGCAACCACATCGCCTACTCGGAGAGCGAGGAGGAGACGACCGCCAAGATCAGGGGCATGTTCACCGATCCCACCAAGGCGCGCAAGAACGATCCGGGACATCCCGACGGCTGCGTCGTTTGCGCCTTCCACGCGATCTACAACCGGCCCGAGCTCGAAACGGTCCGCCGCGAGTGCGAAGGGGGGAAGCGCGGATGCGTCGACTGCAAGATGCAGCTCGCCGCCAGGATGAACGACGCGCTCCGCCCGATCCGGGAGCGGCGCCGCGAGCTCGAGGGGCGCCCCGACCGCATCAGGGAGATCCTTCGCGCGGGAGCCGAATCGGCGGGACGAATCGCCCGCGAGACGCTGGTGGAAGTGAGGGACGTGATGAACATTCCGTCAAGGGAGCGACTGTGA
- a CDS encoding PAS domain S-box protein → MTGEHDTAGGQRSRGKAAGAGDRIPFAEKRDMVRTLLNAPGDIAFLVRPDLRIVEVSDAALRVIGRSREEVVGGKVDDLFTHFPPEIRESRARAAGRAVEERRPIFVDDERDGRHFRTSYYPVFGEAGAVEWIAVYGRDITDRKRAEEELQKSEAISRQLIEQFAEGIVIIGDHPLRFLFANPAMERIVGRTFDELARMDERELFALVYPDDLPMILDRLRKRLAGEELAQRTEFRAIIPGGALVWLSVIGQVIRFRGEQAILASFSDVTRRMEAEQALREKEEQARAQFLGIPIPTYTWRRDGGDFVLVDYNDAAMEYSNGHVASMKNSRASDALAGRPDVVDDLRRCLDGRLSLEREMNTPIPTPGREDDILAVKYAFVPPDLVMVHAEDITGRKRAETELARYRGRLEEMIGERTAELRQEIAERERIETKLENRNRELAALIGINRIINESGETAGGIDKALARVMSFIGSGCSALYRYDRGRRRAMLVSSINIPRGIEERIAAFDVDTGPLSNLVDGKSVVFAADDWPFPEKEPYEGFMGDLGIERWVAFLAWSRGAPSFVVFFGLSGDVTVTGGMRSFLRLVAAQLGLAMGRIELLRDLHARERDLKNLSANLLESLEEERQVLALRLHDDMGQSFVALNANFGVLETKIPPGDEEGMKLIREIGEELQKITHSTRQIAYTLHPAMLEDLGLVPALESYIEKFVESDTLRVDLEAAGFDAQLSPQTALTLYRVAQEALTNVVRHADASLVTMRLTKGYPRVIMVISDNGRGFPAGEDGGVAGLGIVGMRERVKTLGGDFSIQSSPGAGTRIRVTVPVEVRHES, encoded by the coding sequence ATGACCGGGGAGCACGACACGGCCGGCGGGCAACGTTCGCGGGGGAAAGCGGCGGGCGCCGGAGACCGGATTCCCTTCGCGGAGAAGCGGGACATGGTGCGGACGCTCCTCAACGCGCCGGGGGACATCGCCTTTCTCGTCAGGCCCGACCTGCGGATCGTGGAGGTCAGCGATGCCGCCCTCCGGGTGATCGGCAGGTCCCGGGAGGAAGTTGTCGGCGGAAAGGTGGACGACCTGTTCACGCATTTCCCGCCTGAGATCCGCGAATCGCGTGCGCGGGCCGCCGGCAGGGCCGTCGAGGAGCGGCGGCCGATCTTCGTCGACGACGAACGGGACGGGCGTCACTTCCGCACCAGCTACTATCCCGTCTTCGGCGAGGCGGGGGCCGTCGAGTGGATCGCCGTCTACGGCCGGGACATCACCGACCGGAAACGGGCCGAGGAGGAACTCCAAAAGTCCGAGGCGATATCGCGACAGCTCATCGAGCAGTTCGCCGAGGGGATCGTCATCATCGGCGACCATCCGCTCCGCTTCCTTTTCGCCAATCCGGCGATGGAACGGATCGTCGGACGGACATTCGATGAACTGGCGAGGATGGACGAGCGGGAGCTTTTCGCGCTCGTGTATCCCGACGATCTCCCCATGATTCTCGATCGGCTGCGGAAGCGTCTCGCCGGGGAGGAGCTGGCTCAACGCACCGAGTTCCGGGCGATCATTCCCGGCGGCGCCCTCGTCTGGCTCTCCGTGATCGGGCAGGTGATCCGGTTCAGGGGCGAACAGGCGATCCTCGCCTCCTTCAGCGACGTCACGCGTCGCATGGAAGCCGAACAGGCACTGCGCGAAAAGGAGGAGCAGGCCCGGGCGCAGTTTCTCGGCATTCCCATACCCACCTACACGTGGCGGCGGGACGGCGGCGATTTCGTCCTCGTCGACTACAACGACGCGGCGATGGAGTATTCGAACGGCCATGTCGCCTCCATGAAGAATTCGCGCGCGAGCGATGCGCTTGCCGGCCGGCCGGATGTCGTCGACGATCTCCGGCGGTGTCTCGACGGACGGTTGTCGCTCGAGCGGGAAATGAACACCCCGATCCCCACGCCCGGCCGCGAGGACGACATCCTCGCGGTGAAGTATGCCTTCGTGCCGCCCGATCTCGTCATGGTCCACGCGGAGGACATCACCGGGCGCAAGCGCGCCGAGACGGAACTGGCGCGCTACCGGGGACGCCTCGAGGAGATGATCGGCGAGCGGACGGCCGAGCTGCGCCAGGAGATCGCCGAGCGCGAGCGGATCGAGACCAAGCTCGAGAACCGGAACCGCGAACTCGCCGCCCTGATCGGGATCAACCGGATCATCAACGAGTCGGGAGAGACGGCCGGCGGGATCGACAAGGCGCTCGCGCGGGTCATGTCCTTCATCGGCAGCGGGTGCAGCGCGCTCTATCGCTACGACCGCGGCCGGCGGCGGGCGATGCTCGTCTCCTCCATCAACATTCCCCGAGGAATCGAGGAGCGGATCGCCGCATTCGACGTCGATACGGGCCCCCTGAGCAATCTCGTCGACGGGAAGAGCGTCGTCTTCGCCGCCGACGACTGGCCCTTTCCCGAAAAGGAGCCCTACGAGGGATTCATGGGCGATCTCGGTATCGAGCGATGGGTGGCCTTCCTCGCGTGGTCGAGAGGCGCCCCCTCCTTCGTCGTGTTCTTCGGCCTGTCCGGCGATGTAACCGTCACCGGCGGCATGCGGAGCTTTCTCCGGCTCGTCGCCGCCCAGCTCGGACTCGCGATGGGGCGGATCGAGCTGTTGCGGGACCTGCACGCCCGCGAGCGGGACCTCAAGAACCTCTCGGCCAACCTGCTCGAGTCGCTGGAGGAGGAGCGTCAGGTGCTCGCCCTGCGCCTCCACGACGACATGGGCCAGTCCTTCGTCGCCCTGAACGCGAATTTCGGCGTCCTCGAGACGAAGATCCCGCCGGGCGACGAGGAGGGGATGAAGCTGATCCGCGAGATCGGCGAGGAACTGCAGAAGATCACGCACAGCACGAGGCAGATCGCCTACACGCTCCATCCGGCGATGCTCGAGGATCTCGGACTCGTGCCCGCGCTCGAATCATATATTGAAAAGTTCGTGGAAAGTGATACGCTCAGGGTGGATCTGGAAGCGGCCGGTTTCGATGCACAGCTTTCGCCCCAGACGGCCCTGACGCTTTACCGGGTGGCCCAGGAGGCGCTCACGAACGTCGTTCGCCATGCGGATGCGTCCCTGGTGACCATGCGGCTGACGAAGGGGTACCCGCGCGTCATCATGGTTATATCGGACAACGGCCGCGGCTTTCCCGCGGGGGAGGACGGAGGCGTGGCGGGACTCGGCATCGTGGGGATGCGGGAGCGCGTCAAGACCCTCGGGGGGGATTTCTCGATCCAGTCGTCGCCCGGCGCGGGAACGCGTATCCGGGTCACCGTTCCGGTGGAGGTAAGACATGAATCGTGA
- a CDS encoding GAF domain-containing protein yields MRDEGERGSETAGHAVEDRSEAAAERTRAQLAAVMEIAEVVNSRLDLHEILSVISRELRRVIDYDLGCIAIFEKNENCLYIRHVHRRGGETTGEGRYVPLDEKNLVGWVAINRRPILRSDIPSDTRFTEIMREDGLKSDIVVPLIAKGQLIGTVNVGSYEANHFSDFDLDLLERFSQLTALAIENSLLVEELRALGDKYRKLMSSATDLILIIGYDGTIVECDQAVFRLFGYGPDEIIGKEFFGFTTPARRDHARRTFYRILQGDTMQIGEVPYLRKDGGIVYLDTDATLVNLRDDPCVLVIAHDVTERRILQEKITIQNRELKEKNRKLLELDGLKREFLGRISHELRTPLSIIMAYAGTLLEDGGRAIDADTRRDFLSVIESQSNKLLGLINDLLDLSKVEISDTMLNVTEASVNEMIRIAVKVVEPLALRGNVDLKTRLDPDVPIITFDPLRIRQVCVNLLGNALKFSPAGSSVAISSMQTGNEIIVSIEDAGPGIDPHDLPTIFDDFTQVDGSATRASEGMGIGLRLVKHYIELHRGRVWVKSEPGSGSTFSFSLPRYVGEKALEDVAGD; encoded by the coding sequence GTGCGCGATGAAGGTGAACGCGGATCGGAAACCGCCGGCCACGCCGTCGAGGATCGAAGCGAGGCCGCGGCGGAAAGGACGCGCGCCCAGCTCGCCGCGGTCATGGAGATCGCCGAGGTGGTCAACTCCCGGCTCGATCTCCACGAGATACTCTCGGTGATCTCGCGCGAACTCCGCCGGGTGATCGATTACGATCTCGGCTGCATCGCGATCTTCGAAAAGAACGAGAACTGCCTCTACATCAGGCACGTCCACCGGCGCGGCGGCGAGACGACCGGCGAGGGGCGCTACGTGCCGCTCGACGAGAAGAACCTCGTCGGCTGGGTCGCGATCAACCGCCGGCCGATCCTCCGCAGCGACATCCCGAGCGACACGCGGTTCACCGAGATCATGCGCGAGGACGGGCTCAAGTCCGACATCGTCGTGCCCCTCATCGCGAAGGGGCAGCTCATCGGGACGGTGAACGTCGGTTCATACGAGGCCAACCATTTCAGCGACTTCGATCTCGACCTGCTCGAGCGCTTCAGCCAGCTCACCGCCCTCGCGATAGAGAACTCGCTCCTGGTGGAGGAGCTGCGGGCTCTCGGCGACAAGTACCGCAAGCTGATGAGCAGCGCGACCGATCTCATCCTGATCATCGGGTACGACGGGACGATCGTGGAATGCGACCAGGCGGTCTTCCGCCTCTTCGGGTACGGTCCCGACGAGATCATCGGCAAGGAGTTCTTCGGATTCACGACGCCCGCCAGGCGCGACCACGCGAGGCGCACCTTCTACCGGATTCTCCAGGGCGACACGATGCAGATCGGGGAGGTCCCCTATCTCAGGAAGGACGGCGGGATCGTCTATCTCGACACCGACGCGACCCTCGTCAACCTCCGCGACGATCCCTGCGTCCTCGTGATCGCGCACGACGTCACCGAGAGGCGCATCCTCCAGGAGAAGATCACCATCCAGAACCGCGAGTTGAAGGAGAAGAACCGCAAGCTTCTCGAGCTCGACGGGCTCAAGAGAGAATTCCTCGGGCGGATCAGCCACGAACTCCGCACGCCCCTCTCGATCATCATGGCGTACGCCGGCACCCTGCTCGAGGACGGCGGCCGGGCGATCGACGCCGACACGCGGCGCGATTTCCTCTCCGTCATCGAATCGCAGTCCAACAAGCTCCTCGGGCTGATCAACGACCTGCTCGATCTCTCCAAGGTGGAGATCTCCGATACGATGCTCAACGTGACCGAGGCGAGCGTGAACGAGATGATCAGGATCGCCGTCAAGGTCGTCGAGCCGCTGGCCCTCCGGGGGAACGTCGATCTGAAGACGCGCCTGGACCCCGACGTGCCGATCATCACGTTCGACCCGCTCCGGATCCGCCAGGTCTGCGTGAACCTGCTCGGCAACGCGCTCAAGTTCTCTCCGGCTGGGAGCTCCGTCGCCATCTCGTCGATGCAGACGGGGAACGAGATCATCGTCTCGATCGAGGACGCGGGCCCCGGCATCGATCCGCACGATCTGCCGACGATCTTCGACGATTTCACGCAGGTGGACGGCAGCGCCACGCGCGCCTCGGAAGGCATGGGCATCGGGCTCAGGCTCGTCAAGCACTACATTGAGTTGCACCGCGGCCGGGTGTGGGTGAAGAGCGAGCCGGGCTCGGGCTCGACCTTCTCCTTCTCCTTGCCCCGGTACGTCGGGGAGAAGGCGCTCGAGGACGTCGCCGGTGACTGA